The Rhizoctonia solani chromosome 13, complete sequence nucleotide sequence GGCGATATCGGATGAGCGAGGAAAGCTAAGGGCTGATGCTGAATGCTTGGTGCACCCCTCTGTATTTAAACACTGTTGAACTCGAGTTGCTACTGTCAACCAGCGCAGCTGACCCACTTTCGAACAACTGAAGGAGCCACGTATAGTATTCTATCCCTGCAATCTCTTACTCTGCTGGTGCATGTCAAATGGTCTCGACTACCACTAGAGTCACTTGGACAAGTCCATTTGTCGCTCCAATTTCATTCCGGATCACTTCGCCATGACGTGTCCAAATTCGTTGGTTGTCTGTCGCTGGGTTCTCTTCTTACCTGGCCACACTGCTAACCTTTTATTTACTAGTACTTTTCATGGCTTACACCCCGTGACTGAACCCCAGTGGGTTTGTAAGCATCATCTACATTTGTCGTATGCTATATGAGGCTAAAAAGACTAAACGTTCGATGAGTTGCTGAGGCTTGGCGGTTTATCCACGCTCGGTTGGGTATATGAATTTCAATGTATTGTCAAATAGATAAGGTTGTTTTTATTGATTATTTATTGCTGGCCTGTACTGTACCTTTACAGGTCCCTGTCCGGGCCGGGATCATTTAATGTCGCTCTGGAGCTACTAGTGTATATCAAAAGAATGACACGTGAAAATGTGCTTGGCAAGACAAATTGGTGGAAGAAGATACACAGACCACGGCTACAGAACTAAGCAAATAGACTCTACTCCCCGTTGTCGTCCGTGAAGAATGAAAACATTGACGAATACCAAGCCACGTGTACCGCGTCGGCGAGAGATGTAACAGCCAACATGATAACTATGGGGGCGAAGATACAGAATCCAAGGGGCATAAAAGCAAAGCACTGGATTTGGTACTTTGACATTCAGATTCAGCTACAGTACAATTATCCCCTTCTCAACTCACGACTATCTCTGATAATATGGTTCAGCTATCGTTCGCTACCCTCGCTGTCGTCGCCGGTGTGCTTGCTCAGACTGCGCTCGCCATTCCTTCGGAGAAGCGTGCGGCCAGCTGCTCGTTCCCTAATCCATCCGCATCTACCAACGTCAAGCTATCTGAAGCTCGTACCATCAAGGCTGGCGAAAGCTTTGACGGTAAGTCTCGGAAGATATCTGCGCATGCCTGTACTTATATGCATTGACCCGCAGGCAAGAACCTACGTTATGGCCGAGGCGTCACATGCGGCGGTCAGAAGGAAGGCGGTACCAAGGACgccgtcttcatcctcgagTCTGGTGCCACTCTTGCGTAAGTTTTGGCGTTACTGTTGCATTCAAGCTGGCCCTATGGTCACGTATTCATGCATATACCCTGCAGTAACGCTGTGATCGGCGCCGACCAGAACGAGGGAGTACACTGCCAGGGCCCTTGCACCATCCGCAACGTCTGGTTCGAGGACGTATGCGAGGATGCCATTACCATCAGACAGAGCTCCGGCACGACCACCATCACCGGCGGAGGCGCCAAGAGCGCGTCCGACAAGGTTGTCCAGCACAACGGCGGAGGTGAGTTGCTCCCATTGGCTCTGCAATTGAGTCCGCCTCATCTTTGCCGCTTAGGTCTCGTCAAGATCGACTCGTACTGCGTTCAGGACTTCGGCAAGCTCTACCGCTCATGCGGTAACTGCAGCACTCAGGTCAAGCGCGAGGTGCAGATCAGCAACATAATCGCTCGCAACGGCAAGCTGCTCGCCGGCGTGAACTCGAACTTCGGAGACGTGGCGACGATCGACACCAAGACGAACTCGTACACCAGCCTGACATCGGTGTGCGACACGTTCCaaggcaacaacaagggCGACGAGCCCACGACGCTGACCAAGAATACAGCGAACGCCAGGTAAGCATACAATCTTTCTCGATCTCGCGTGCGCTCACTCGCCAATGATTGCCCtgcagctgcaagttctaaTCTCTTCAGAGCTCTCGGCTAACTATCTCTAATGCTGAGCTACTACATATGTATTGTCCTATCTACTTAATAATCTATAACGTCTTCTACCTTTGCTTGATACATCTGGGAGCAAGCAGTCAGAAGTAGTACACGATCGACCGCGTATATACTATGTACCAGCGGCGCAAACATCTTAACAAATATTGCAATATCTCCAATTCCTTGTGAGAATCGTCAACATATGGCGACATTATCTCCACAACGAGTAGGCATTTGGGTTCAGTTTAAAGTGTACCGCCAGTCAGACTTGTATTATATTCCATCATCTGCCCAGATTATCCGTAAAAATCTAAGGCCCAAAAAAACATGTTTTGCTGAATCGAGTGGTGGGTATATTTCCCTCTCTTGGGAGTCAAATTTAATCTTGATTTTAACCCGCTTGTATGTTTTATCGTATTTTGGAAACTACATATAATGAATGACTTATAATATTATACTTAGCTGTCAATCGTAGCCCATACTTGGCCTCGGCCGGGGCACTGATTAGGAAATAAGCGTGACTAATAGAAATAAGGAAGACACAGACGATCGCGACCGGAGGGCGAAGAGGGATGGGGACAAGTGAGGCGGTACGCAGAACTGGGGTAGCACGGGCGCCGCGACACCGAGAgagctgggtgggcggccaaaCCAGGTCGGTCGAATGTGAGTAGTATTGGAGTGGGTAGGCGGGAATCacagaaaaggaaaagaataTAAGGACAAACCAGCTGCGAGCACAGCGGGCTCGCATTGCGTGGTATGGAAGGGAAAAGACGCGGTATAAAAACGCCGTGTCGTAGCACGATTAACAATATGCGCACATGTAAATACGGCACAGAGGCGAACAATGTGAGGCCCATCCTGACCGGCCCATCACaagttttgcggcctccACAGGCTCCGTCGCAAAACCCCACTTACCCTAATTCGTGTAGTGCGATAATTGCCTGCACCGCTAGTACATTGAGATGTTTCACTTAATGTGTACTTACCATCTGCCTCCACACACTCGTTCTTATAAAGTGCACATAAGTTGGCAGAAACAATAGTATATTCAGTAGGACTCGATGGGATTAATTTCATCGTAATTTATAAAATTCATGGCAATTATAGGCGATATGAGTAGAACTTTAATCACCTTTCCATTGAAAGAGGCGAAGCGATCTCTAATAACCATTCTACAAAATTTCGACCATGGCACGGTCTGCAATGTTTTGCGGCTTCAAGTTGTACAATTCGTCGATAAGTGCCGACATAAACGTTCCAGTACCCTTGACGTCCGGGCGAGCCGCTGCAATTTCCGATGCGATCGTTATTGCAAGAACCCTGATAGAGGATCAGCATTCGCGGCGTGAACAGATAAACAGGCTAGTCTCACCCCGCTACGGCAGCCTGGAACATGTCTCCCCGAACAAGTTTGCCTTCATCCTCAGTGTTCTCTGCTGCTATGAGGCGAGATGCAGCGGCGAAAGCCGCAATCGCAGTCCCTACAATACATCCGCTCCCAGTTATATCCTCCAGCATGGAATGTCCATTCGAGAGGGCAACAGCGCTGTAACCATCAGATACATAATCGGTCTTGCCGGTCATTACGACAATGCAGCCTAGATTGGGAACCAGGCACTGTGAATTAGTATGTAGAGATTTGGTTCACCATTTAAGATTAGGCTTACGTTCTCGCTTGGCTAGAGCACGAACGATGTTTGCTGGGTCAGAGAATCCAGGACCAACACTGTCAACCCCTCTTGCAATAACCTAGGGTAGTCTATTATTAGATAATATCGTCGCGTTTTATTCAATTACCTCTGAGGATCCTAGGAGAGCCCCAATCTCCCCGGCATTACCTTTGATGACACTTGCTTGCCATGAGTTCAAAAGCTCTTAAATTTCGCATTCAATATTTTACTCTGAAACACAAACTGCACTTAACGCACCACTTGCAGTTTCCCGTCGGAATTGGGTCGCACCGACGCCGACTGGGTCAAATACAACTATTTTTTGGTTAGCGCCGCTTATGTTCTCCTAAGGATTATTTACCTGGTTTCTTGTTTGCGTTAGCTGCTTTCCCTGTATGCGCCGTACAATGTTAAAAAACGAGTCCAAAATCATGGCTAAACGAGGTACATACCCGCAATCAGCATACCCGCCTTGTTTGTGATTGTCCCAAAATTTATAAGAAGTCCGCCCGCTACTTTGCTCAGATCTTCCATTTCTTCTGGTGCAGTGGCCATAATCGGGCTGGCACCCAGCGCTAGAGTAGCATTTGCGCTCTGAGCTATAACCACATTATTCGTGATCTGGTGTATGAGTGGAGAATGCTCTCTCAACGCTGTCAAGAGCGAGCCGGCATTTTCGGCCAGGAGGGCCGCCGATGGAGAAGTGTTTGCGGGAAGACATAGAGCAGGCCAATGGAAGTGCCTGGAACGAGAGTTGATGATCTGCGTCAATGCTTTTGCAGGTATCGAGGCATCCGGTGCGCTGATTATTTCAGTTGCAATAGCAAGACCGGAAAGAGCGGTTCCTGTAATCGGACCAACTGCCCCATGTAATGTATGGAGAGCATTGTGAACCTTGATGCCACCTGTTTGTATATTCTGAATTAGAAGCTTTGGTAACCTTAGGGACTTCACTTACCGATAGCCACAGCCGGAATCCCCGCGTCTCCTACTATGTCCAGCATATCTCCCAGACCTCGAACACCCAGTACCGGCTTGACGAGATCCTTCGTCGCGGTGGCCCTTGAAATTGATCATTAAAATACTCGGTTCCTTCGATCCATTAGATAGTTACCAGACCGCCCCAATTCCAACATAATCAGCTCCGTCTAATACAGCACGCTTGGCCTCGTCCACATTACTAACCGATACTCCAATCAGACAAGGCGAATCTATCAAATGTCAATCAAACTTTGGAATAATCAAAGGACAATTTACACACTTGAATGTGCCAATTCTAGAAGCTTCCTAGCTGTCGAAACTGGCATATCAGTCTGACCGATATGTACGCCAGTTGCGCCAACTGCCAGTGCCACGTCCACTCGATCATTCACGAACATCGGTACGTTGTACTTGTCGCATATTTGCTTCGTTCGGCGGGCAATCTCAATAAACTAAAAAGGGTGAGAGAAGGCTCGAGCGAAAGGTTTGAGCAGTATACTTCTCCAGTATCCGATTTCTTCTCTCGCACTTGGACGACCGTAACACCCCCTTGAATACTCTGAGATCAGGTTTTAGTAGGCATCAAAGTTAAAGTCGCAGAATAATTACCTCCTCCAAGGACTCATAATAGTCCTAGTCGGGCCACCAGTCAGGCTGTCCTATTCTGAGAGACGAAGCCCAGATACTCACTTTACCAGGCGGTAGAAATTCTCGCGCCGTTACAAGATAAAGAGAATAGTCAATTTTTGTCATGTCACTAATCGTATACCTATACAAGTGCGGGGGACCTACAAACAAGGCCTGGGAGTTTATAAATGAAGAGATTGGATCGCCGAATGAGAGCGTGCGAAAATTCCATATACGACCGAATCGCGAACTCACAGCCACCGATGCGATCGGCAGACAAATATGCTTACTTCCACGATCGCGAGGCGTCAGCGGATACCTGAGCTTCGATATAACTTGATTCGTAAATTCGTTCCAATCATGTGTACAGTACAGACATAACATTAGTACTTTAAGGGTAAACCCACTACtccaagaaaaagaaaaaagaaagtaAAGGTGTTAAGAAATGATCTCAGTTGTGGCTGGGTTGAATCGGGGGTTGAGGTTGAGCAGCGCCAGTCATGGGATTCATGGGTTCTGGAATGTAATTGTTATTATCTATGACCCCAACGCAACTAAGGAATCAGATGAGCTCGTGGAGGTCTGGCCCACAGATACTTACGTGGTGAAATATGACCAGGGGCTGGACCCGGATAGGAAGCTGGTAACTGAGGATACGGAGCAGCATACAGATTTGGACTTTTATGTTCACTTGATAGGTAAGAAACGTTCGAAGGCCGGACCTAGTAGCGCTAATAGGTTAGCATTAGTACTTGGTATAGAACTGAATTGTGTACTTACTTCGCTTGTACGGTCATTTTTCTTGAGTACAATTGCCAGGAGGTATATGATTCCAACCACGAGGGCGAGACCAACAACGCCACCAACAACTATCATGGTTATTTCTCAAAATGGAAGCCTTCGTCTACCATTTGATAGACACTTACCACCCCCGACTATAGGACCGATGGGAACTTTGTTATCACCAGAATTAGAACTGACCGCGGTTGGAGTTGAAGTTTCGCTGGTGGCCGGGCTTGtagaggaagaagttgaAGTAACAACGGCTGTGCCGTTGATCAACTGCTCATATGCATTGCACGCAACATGGAAAGCTGAGGTTCCATGAGCAACAGCTCGACTCGATTAGGTGGGTAGCTCGTACCATTATGACCAGCGGTAGCCGCTTGCATTTGATCCGCGGTGGTTTGGTTGTCGCTAGGACTCGACATACATATCGCACAGTACTGGAGAAGTAAGTATCAATTAGATAATAAATGGgtaaaaataataataataacatACATGAAGTGGGTCGTGATTACCACACCAGCACCCGGGGTCTGGTATAGCCTCATCAGTGATTTATGCTCGAACCCATTCACTCAATTGACCTACCCCCACGCAGGCGTTGGCATCGAGGAATCTGAAGGGTCAAACTCAGTATCCCTCTTGTTTCAAAACCAGCAGCAAACACACCACTACTTCTGTCAATTGCTGACACCAGGTAGTATTTGCTGCACAGGGAGGGGAGATTGCGCCCGCCACCTGAAGAACGTCTTCAGTCAAGTTGTTGGGAAGCGTGGGCCACTGGATCTGTCTCGAGTTAAGTGCGACCGAGGTGGCAACGGAAGCATAGGCGGCGACGCCGATTAGATATGAAACCCACAACATGGTCGCGGAGATGAGGCACGGAGGGAGGATAACCTAGTTCGCCAGCATCTCTGAGGAGCTTGATATATGAGGACGCCAGGCGGCAGGCACGAGACCTCTTTAAAATTGTCCGCATTTCATTCTAGACTTAAAAATGTGTCCGATATGACCTATTAGCTGGGTGATAGGCAGTGCTGGCGTAAACGATAAGGTTGGGTGTAATCGAGTTTTCCTTTTTGCGTAATATTTGAGCGCCGAGGTATGGCTAATGCCACAGGCCGATCAAATACTCAGTCTTGGCGTGCCTGGCCCAGGTATGTGCCCCGGAGGTATCTAAAATTGGGCCATAGTGGAATTTATCACCTTCTGGAGGATACTATCCTCTTGGTCATTAGACAAACAGCAATGACCCCGTACAGTAGTTATCGGTACAGAGCAGACTAGGTGTGCTTCTATCTGATCGAGCCCTCTGGGACAATTATCAATACT carries:
- a CDS encoding pectate lyase — protein: MVQLSFATLAVVAGVLAQTALAIPSEKRAASCSFPNPSASTNVKLSEARTIKAGESFDGKNLRYGRGVTCGGQKEGGTKDAVFILESGATLANAVIGADQNEGVHCQGPCTIRNVWFEDVCEDAITIRQSSGTTTITGGGAKSASDKVVQHNGGGLVKIDSYCVQDFGKLYRSCGNCSTQVKREVQISNIIARNGKLLAGVNSNFGDVATIDTKTNSYTSLTSVCDTFQGNNKGDEPTTLTKNTANASCKF
- a CDS encoding Hydroxyethylthiazole kinase family domain-containing produces the protein MTKIDYSLYLVTAREFLPPGKDYYESLEESIQGGVTVVQVREKKSDTGEFIEIARRTKQICDKYNVPMFVNDRVDVALAVGATGVHIGQTDMPVSTARKLLELAHSNSPCLIGVSVSNVDEAKRAVLDGADYVGIGAVWATATKDLVKPVLGVRGLGDMLDIVGDAGIPAVAIGGIKVHNALHTLHGAVGPITGTALSGLAIATEIISAPDASIPAKALTQIINSRSRHFHWPALCLPANTSPSAALLAENAGSLLTALREHSPLIHQITNNVVIAQSANATLALGASPIMATAPEEMEDLSKVAGGLLINFGTITNKAGMLIAGKAANANKKPVVFDPVGVGATQFRRETASELLNSWQASVIKGNAGEIGALLGSSEVIARGVDSVGPGFSDPANIVRALAKRERCIVVMTGKTDYVSDGYSAVALSNGHSMLEDITGSGCIVGTAIAAFAAASRLIAAENTEDEGKLVRGDMFQAAVAGVLAITIASEIAAARPDVKGTGTFMSALIDELYNLKPQNIADRAMVEIL
- a CDS encoding Hydroxyethylthiazole kinase family domain-containing — encoded protein: MLWVSYLIGVAAYASVATSVALNSRQIQWPTLPNNLTEDVLQVAGAISPPCAANTTWCQQLTEVVIPRCQRLRGDPGCWCGNHDPLHYCAICMSSPSDNQTTADQMQAATAGHNAFHVACNAYEQLINGTAVVTSTSSSTSPATSETSTPTAVSSNSGDNKVPIGPIVGGVVGGVVGLALVVGIIYLLAIVLKKNDRTSEVRPSNVSYLSSEHKSPNLYAAPYPQLPASYPGPAPGHISPHNNNYIPEPMNPMTGAAQPQPPIQPSHN